A single window of Vidua chalybeata isolate OUT-0048 chromosome 7, bVidCha1 merged haplotype, whole genome shotgun sequence DNA harbors:
- the SP5 gene encoding transcription factor Sp5, whose amino-acid sequence MAAVAVLRNDSLQAFLQDRTPSASPDLAKHSPLALLAATCSRIGQPGAAPSDFLPVSYDPTLGSPSRIFHPWSGEMPAHSPGGLPPPHPSLGLTPQKNHLQPSFGGSHELPLTPPADPSYPYEFSPVKMLPSSMAALPSSCPPAYVPYAAQAALPPGYSNLLPPAQPCRQLSPNPPPEDIPWWSIQQASAPGGCGHRFPAAAALPRSLVLGHSDFAQYQTQIAALLQTKSPLAATARRCRRCRCPNCQSAAGSAPEAEPGKKKQHICHIPGCGKVYGKTSHLKAHLRWHTGERPFVCNWLFCGKSFTRSDELQRHLRTHTGEKRFVCPECGKRFMRSDHLAKHVKTHQNKKLKAAADGVKREDSRDL is encoded by the exons ATGGCCGCGGTGGCTGTCCTCCGGAACGACTCCCTCCAGGCTTTCCTCCAG GACCGCACCCCCAGCGCCTCCCCAGACTTGGCCAAGCACTCGCCTCTGGCTCTTCTGGCCGCTACTTGTAGCCGGATCGGGCAGCCGGGCGCAGCGCCCTCGGATTTCCTGCCGGTCTCCTACGACCCGACGCTGGGATCCCCCTCTAGGATCTTCCACCCGTGGAGCGGCGAGATGCCAGCGCACTCCCCAGGAGGGCTGCCTCCGCCGCATCCCAGCTTGGGGTTGACCCCTCAGAAGAACCACCTGCAACCCTCCTTCGGAGGTTCTCACGAACTGCCCCTCACCCCCCCGGCGGACCCCTCCTATCCGTACGAGTTCTCCCCCGTCAAGATGCTGCCCTCCTCCATGGCCGCCCTGCCGTCCAGCTGCCCGCCCGCCTACGTCCCTTACGCCGCCCAGGCCGCCCTGCCGCCCGGGTACTCCAACCTGCTTCCGCCCGCCCAGCCCTGCCGGCAGCTGTCGCCCAACCCGCCGCCCGAGGACATCCCCTGGTGGAGCATTCAGCAGGCCAGCGCCCCGGGCGGCTGCGGCCACCGCTTCCCCGCAGCGGCGGCGCTGCCGCGGAGCTTGGTGCTGGGGCACTCGGACTTTGCTCAGTACCAGACGCAGATCGCCGCCCTGCTGCAGACCAAGTCTCCCCTGGCGGCAACGGCCAGGAGgtgccgccgctgccgctgccccaACTGCCAGTCGGCCGCGGGCAGCGCCCCTGAGGCGGAGCCGGGCAAGAAGAAGCAGCACATCTGCCACATCCCCGGCTGCGGCAAGGTGTACGGCAAGACCTCGCACCTGAAGGCGCACCTGCGCTGGCACACGGGTGAGCGGCCCTTCGTCTGCAACTGGCTCTTCTGCGGGAAGAGCTTCACCCGCTCCGACGAGCTGCAGCGGCACCTGCGGACTCACACGGGCGAGAAGCGCTTCGTCTGCCCCGAGTGCGGGAAGCGCTTCATGCGCAGCGACCACCTGGCCAAGCACGTCAAGACCCACCAGAATAAGAAGCTGAAGGCGGCGGCGGACGGCGTCAAGCGGGAGGACAGCCGCGACCTGTGA